A portion of the Streptomyces sp. YPW6 genome contains these proteins:
- a CDS encoding L-threonylcarbamoyladenylate synthase, translated as MARRYDCNDATDRTTGLREAASAVRRGELVVLPTDTVYGIGADAFTAEAVADLLDAKGRGRNMPTPVLIGSPNTLHGLVTDFSEEAWELVDAFWPGALTLVARHQPSLQWDLGDTRGTVAIRMPLHPVAIELLTEVGPMAVSSANLTGHPSPEDCDAAQGMLGDSVSVYLDGGPTPGIVPSSIVDVTGPTPVLLRAGALSAEELRTVVPDLEVAN; from the coding sequence ATGGCTCGGCGATACGACTGCAACGACGCCACCGACCGGACCACGGGCCTGCGCGAGGCCGCATCGGCCGTCCGCCGGGGCGAACTGGTCGTGCTGCCCACCGACACCGTGTACGGGATCGGTGCGGACGCCTTCACCGCGGAGGCCGTCGCGGACCTGCTGGACGCCAAGGGCCGCGGCCGCAACATGCCCACCCCCGTCCTCATCGGCTCCCCGAACACCCTCCACGGCCTGGTCACCGACTTCTCCGAGGAGGCCTGGGAGCTCGTCGACGCGTTCTGGCCCGGCGCCCTCACCCTCGTCGCCCGGCACCAGCCCTCGCTCCAGTGGGACCTCGGCGACACCCGGGGCACCGTCGCCATCCGGATGCCGCTGCACCCGGTCGCCATCGAGCTGCTGACCGAGGTCGGCCCGATGGCCGTGTCCAGCGCCAACCTCACCGGACACCCCTCGCCCGAGGACTGCGACGCCGCCCAGGGCATGCTGGGCGACTCCGTCTCCGTCTACCTCGACGGCGGCCCGACGCCCGGCATCGTGCCGTCGTCCATCGTCGACGTCACCGGCCCCACCCCGGTCCTGCTGCGCGCCGGCGCCCTCTCCGCGGAGGAACTGCGCACGGTGGTCCCCGACCTCGAGGTGGCCAATTGA
- the prfA gene encoding peptide chain release factor 1 encodes MFEAVEELIGEHTDLEKKLADPSVHADQANARKLNKRYAELTPIVSTYRTWKQTGDDIETAREFAADDPDFAAEVKELEKQREEITERLRLLLVPRDPSDDKDVLLEIKAGAGGDESALFAGDLLRMYLRYAERVGWKTEIIDSTESELGGYKDVQVAVKTKGGNGATEPGQGVWARMKYEGGVHRVQRVPSTESQGRIHTSAAGVLVTPEAEEVDVEIHANDLRIDVYRSSGPGGQSVNTTDSAVRITHLPTGVVASCQNEKSQLQNKEQAMRILRSRLLAAAQEAAEQEASDVRRSQVRTVDRSEKIRTYNFPENRISDHRVGFKAYNLDQVLDGDLDAVIQACVDADSAAKLANA; translated from the coding sequence ATGTTCGAGGCGGTCGAGGAACTGATCGGTGAGCACACCGATCTCGAGAAGAAGCTCGCCGACCCGTCGGTCCACGCCGACCAGGCGAACGCGCGCAAGCTGAACAAGCGCTACGCGGAGCTGACCCCGATCGTCTCCACGTACCGGACCTGGAAGCAGACCGGCGACGACATCGAGACCGCCCGCGAGTTCGCCGCGGACGACCCCGACTTCGCCGCCGAGGTCAAGGAGCTGGAGAAGCAGCGCGAGGAGATCACCGAGAGGCTCCGCCTCCTCCTCGTCCCGCGCGACCCCAGCGACGACAAGGACGTGCTCCTGGAGATCAAGGCGGGCGCCGGCGGCGACGAGTCCGCCCTGTTCGCGGGCGACCTGCTGCGCATGTACCTGCGCTACGCCGAGCGCGTCGGCTGGAAGACCGAGATCATCGACTCCACCGAGTCCGAACTCGGCGGCTACAAGGACGTCCAGGTCGCCGTCAAGACCAAGGGCGGCAACGGCGCCACCGAGCCCGGCCAGGGCGTCTGGGCCCGGATGAAGTACGAGGGCGGTGTGCACCGGGTGCAGCGCGTGCCCTCCACCGAGTCCCAGGGCCGCATCCACACCTCGGCCGCGGGCGTGCTCGTCACCCCCGAGGCCGAGGAGGTCGACGTCGAGATCCACGCCAACGACCTGCGCATCGACGTCTACCGCTCCTCCGGACCCGGCGGCCAGTCCGTCAACACGACCGACTCCGCCGTCCGCATCACGCACCTGCCGACCGGCGTCGTCGCCTCCTGCCAGAACGAGAAGAGCCAGCTCCAGAACAAGGAGCAGGCCATGCGCATCCTGCGGTCCCGGCTGCTCGCCGCCGCCCAGGAGGCCGCCGAGCAGGAAGCCTCCGACGTCCGCCGCAGCCAGGTCCGCACCGTCGACCGCTCCGAGAAGATCCGGACGTACAACTTCCCGGAAAACCGCATCTCGGACCACCGCGTCGGCTTCAAGGCGTACAACTTGGACCAGGTGCTCGACGGTGACCTGGACGCGGTGATCCAGGCGTGCGTCGACGCCGACTCCGCCGCCAAGCTCGCCAACGCGTAA
- the glyA gene encoding serine hydroxymethyltransferase: MPVTSAAAPTAAPPAPERPAALPQDFGALLSQDPEIAGILLAERDRQAGALQLIAAENFTSPAVLAALGSPLANKYAEGYPGARHHGGCEQADAAERIAVRRATALFGAEHANVQPHSGSAAVLAAYAALLRPGDTVLAMGLPFGGHLTHGAPGNFSGRWFDFAGYGVDPDTGLIDHTRLRALARARRPKAIVCGSISYPRHPDYAVFREIADEVGAYLIVDAAHPMGLIAGGAAPNPLPYADVVCATTHKVLRGPRGGMILCGAELAERIDRAVFPFTQGGAQMHTVAAKAVAFGEAATPAYTLYAHQVVAHARVLAAGLEAEGFEVTTGGTDTHIVVADPAPLGVDGRTARERLAAAGMVLDTCALPYGDARGIRLGTAAVTTQGMDDGDMARIAALFGAAVRARGEAGPIAAEVRALAERNPPYPG, encoded by the coding sequence ATGCCGGTCACCTCTGCCGCCGCACCCACGGCCGCGCCGCCCGCGCCCGAGCGCCCCGCCGCCCTGCCCCAGGACTTCGGCGCGCTGCTGAGCCAGGACCCGGAGATCGCCGGGATCCTGCTCGCGGAGCGCGACCGGCAGGCGGGCGCCCTCCAGCTGATCGCCGCCGAGAACTTCACCTCGCCCGCGGTCCTGGCCGCCCTCGGCTCCCCGCTCGCCAACAAGTACGCCGAGGGCTACCCGGGCGCCCGCCACCACGGCGGCTGCGAGCAGGCGGACGCGGCCGAACGCATCGCCGTACGCCGGGCCACCGCCCTCTTCGGCGCCGAGCACGCCAACGTCCAGCCGCACTCCGGCTCCGCCGCCGTCCTCGCCGCCTACGCCGCCCTGCTGCGCCCCGGCGACACCGTCCTCGCGATGGGACTCCCGTTCGGGGGGCACCTCACGCACGGGGCGCCGGGCAACTTCTCCGGCCGCTGGTTCGACTTCGCCGGCTACGGGGTCGACCCGGACACCGGGCTCATCGACCACACCCGCCTGCGCGCCCTGGCCCGCGCCCGCCGCCCCAAGGCCATCGTCTGCGGCTCCATCTCCTACCCCCGCCACCCCGACTACGCGGTGTTCCGGGAGATCGCCGACGAGGTCGGGGCGTACCTGATCGTGGACGCCGCCCACCCGATGGGGCTGATCGCCGGGGGAGCGGCGCCGAACCCCCTCCCGTACGCCGACGTGGTCTGCGCCACCACGCACAAGGTCCTGCGGGGGCCGCGCGGCGGCATGATCCTGTGCGGCGCCGAGCTGGCCGAGCGGATCGACCGGGCGGTGTTCCCGTTCACCCAGGGCGGGGCGCAGATGCACACGGTGGCGGCGAAGGCGGTCGCGTTCGGGGAGGCGGCCACCCCCGCGTACACCCTCTACGCCCACCAGGTCGTCGCCCACGCCCGGGTGCTCGCCGCCGGCCTGGAGGCGGAGGGCTTCGAGGTGACGACGGGCGGTACGGACACCCATATCGTCGTCGCGGACCCGGCCCCGCTCGGTGTCGACGGACGCACCGCCCGGGAGCGCCTGGCGGCGGCCGGCATGGTCCTGGACACCTGCGCCCTGCCGTACGGGGACGCCCGGGGCATCCGGCTCGGCACCGCCGCCGTCACCACGCAGGGCATGGACGACGGGGACATGGCCCGGATCGCGGCCCTGTTCGGAGCGGCCGTACGGGCGCGGGGCGAGGCCGGCCCGATCGCGGCGGAGGTCCGGGCACTGGCGGAGCGGAACCCTCCCTATCCGGGGTAG
- a CDS encoding protein-tyrosine-phosphatase gives MTAPEGRGIAGRTDTFRILHVSTGNVCRSPITERLTRHALVDRLGDPLSGGLIVESAGTWGHEGAPMEANAEVVLADFGADASGFVGRELLDEHVIRADLVLTATRDHRAQVISMGHSAGLRTFTLKEFTRLVRAIDPATLPDPRDEGVVERARALVRAAAALRGWLLAPTADADEVHDPYGAPITFFRSIGDEINQALDPVVTALTGVRAPH, from the coding sequence TTGACCGCCCCCGAGGGGCGTGGCATAGCGGGGCGGACCGACACCTTCCGCATCCTCCACGTCAGCACCGGCAACGTCTGCCGCTCGCCCATCACCGAGCGGCTGACCCGCCATGCCCTGGTGGACCGCCTCGGCGACCCGCTCAGCGGCGGCCTGATCGTGGAGAGCGCGGGCACCTGGGGCCATGAGGGCGCCCCGATGGAGGCCAACGCCGAGGTGGTCCTCGCCGACTTCGGGGCGGACGCCAGCGGCTTCGTCGGCCGCGAACTGCTCGACGAGCACGTCATCCGCGCCGACCTGGTCCTCACCGCCACCCGCGACCACCGCGCCCAGGTCATCTCCATGGGCCACTCCGCGGGCCTGCGCACCTTCACGCTCAAGGAGTTCACCCGGCTGGTCCGGGCGATAGACCCGGCCACCCTGCCCGACCCGCGCGACGAGGGCGTCGTCGAACGCGCCCGCGCCCTGGTGCGCGCCGCCGCGGCCCTGCGCGGCTGGCTGCTGGCCCCGACCGCCGATGCGGACGAGGTCCACGACCCCTACGGCGCCCCCATCACCTTCTTCCGCTCCATCGGCGACGAGATCAACCAGGCCCTCGACCCGGTCGTCACCGCGCTCACCGGCGTCCGCGCCCCGCACTGA
- the thrB gene encoding homoserine kinase translates to MAGPAFRAAAVRVRVPATSANLGPGFDALGLSLGLYDDVVVRVADSGLHIDIAGEGGETLPRDESHLLVRSMRTAFDLLGGQPRGLEIVCANRIPHGRGLGSSSAAICAGIVAARAVTTGGDARLDDAALLELATEIEGHPDNVAACLLGGFTLAWTDAGAARAIRMDPAGSVVPVVFVPGRPVLTETARGLLPRTVPHVDAALNAGRAALLVEALTRRPELLLAATEDRIHQEYRGPAMPESVELVNRLRADGVPAVISGAGPTVLALTEEGSADKVARLAGEGWAANRLALDAAGASVLPLAA, encoded by the coding sequence ATGGCCGGTCCCGCGTTCCGAGCCGCCGCCGTCCGGGTGCGCGTCCCCGCCACCAGCGCCAACCTGGGGCCGGGTTTCGACGCCCTCGGCCTCTCGCTGGGGCTGTACGACGACGTCGTCGTCCGGGTCGCCGACTCCGGGCTGCACATCGACATCGCGGGCGAGGGCGGCGAAACCCTGCCCCGCGACGAGAGCCACCTGCTCGTGCGCTCGATGCGCACCGCGTTCGACCTGCTCGGCGGCCAGCCCCGCGGGCTGGAGATCGTCTGCGCCAACCGCATCCCGCACGGCCGCGGCCTCGGCTCCTCCTCCGCCGCCATCTGCGCCGGAATCGTCGCCGCCCGCGCCGTGACGACCGGCGGCGACGCCCGCCTCGACGACGCGGCCCTGCTGGAGCTGGCGACCGAGATCGAGGGGCACCCCGACAACGTCGCGGCCTGTCTGCTCGGCGGATTCACCCTCGCGTGGACGGACGCCGGCGCGGCGCGGGCGATCCGGATGGACCCCGCCGGCTCCGTCGTGCCCGTCGTCTTCGTGCCCGGGCGGCCGGTGCTCACCGAGACGGCGCGCGGCCTGCTCCCGCGCACCGTCCCGCACGTCGACGCGGCCCTCAACGCCGGCCGGGCGGCCCTGCTCGTCGAGGCCCTGACCCGCCGCCCCGAGCTGCTGCTCGCCGCCACCGAGGACCGGATCCACCAGGAGTACCGGGGCCCGGCCATGCCGGAGAGCGTCGAGCTGGTGAACCGCCTGCGCGCCGACGGAGTGCCCGCGGTCATCTCCGGCGCCGGACCCACGGTCCTGGCCCTGACGGAGGAGGGTTCGGCCGACAAGGTCGCCCGACTGGCGGGGGAGGGGTGGGCGGCGAACCGGCTGGCCCTCGACGCCGCGGGCGCGAGTGTGCTGCCGCTGGCCGCGTAA
- the prmC gene encoding peptide chain release factor N(5)-glutamine methyltransferase yields MNLLLAEVAQATQRLADAGVPSPRFDAEELAAFVHGVKRGALHTVPDGDFDARYWEAVARREAREPLQHITGRAFFRYLELQVGPGVFVPRPETESVVGWAIDAVRAMDVVEPVVVDLCTGSGAIALAMAQEVPRSRVHAVELSEDALRWTRKNAEGSRVTVHKGDALSALPELDGQVDLVISNPPYIPLTEWEYVAPEARDHDPEMALFSGEDGLDTIRGIERTAHRLLRPGGLVVIEHADTQGGQVPWIFTEERGWADAADHPDLNKRPRFATARKAMP; encoded by the coding sequence ATGAACCTGCTGCTCGCCGAGGTGGCCCAGGCCACCCAGCGGCTGGCCGACGCCGGTGTCCCCTCACCGCGATTCGACGCCGAGGAACTCGCGGCCTTCGTCCACGGGGTGAAGCGGGGCGCGCTCCACACCGTCCCCGACGGCGACTTCGACGCCCGCTACTGGGAGGCCGTCGCCCGCCGTGAGGCCCGCGAGCCCCTCCAGCACATCACCGGCCGCGCCTTCTTCCGCTACCTGGAGCTCCAGGTCGGGCCCGGCGTCTTCGTGCCCCGCCCGGAGACCGAGTCGGTCGTCGGCTGGGCCATAGACGCCGTCCGCGCGATGGACGTCGTCGAGCCCGTGGTCGTCGACCTGTGCACCGGGTCGGGCGCCATCGCGCTCGCCATGGCCCAGGAGGTCCCCCGCTCCCGCGTCCACGCCGTGGAGCTCTCCGAGGACGCCCTGAGGTGGACCCGGAAGAACGCCGAGGGATCCAGGGTCACCGTCCACAAGGGAGACGCCCTGAGCGCCCTTCCCGAGCTCGACGGCCAGGTCGACCTGGTGATCTCCAACCCGCCGTACATCCCGCTCACCGAATGGGAGTACGTCGCCCCCGAGGCCCGCGACCACGACCCGGAGATGGCCCTGTTCTCCGGCGAGGACGGTCTCGACACCATCCGCGGCATCGAACGCACCGCCCACCGCCTGCTGCGCCCCGGTGGCCTCGTCGTCATCGAGCACGCCGACACCCAGGGCGGCCAGGTCCCCTGGATCTTCACCGAGGAGCGGGGCTGGGCCGACGCGGCCGACCACCCCGACCTCAACAAGCGCCCCCGGTTCGCCACCGCCCGCAAGGCCATGCCGTGA
- the rpmE gene encoding 50S ribosomal protein L31 — protein sequence MKRDIHPEYVETQVSCTCGASFTTRSTIDGGSIRADVCSECHPFYTGKQKILDTGGRVARFEARFGKAAGSASK from the coding sequence TTGAAGCGCGACATCCACCCCGAGTACGTCGAGACGCAGGTCAGCTGCACCTGCGGTGCCTCGTTCACCACCCGGAGCACCATCGACGGCGGCAGCATCCGTGCCGACGTCTGCTCCGAGTGCCACCCGTTCTACACGGGCAAGCAGAAGATCCTCGACACCGGCGGCCGCGTGGCCCGCTTCGAGGCCCGCTTCGGCAAGGCTGCCGGCTCCGCCAGCAAGTAG
- the rho gene encoding transcription termination factor Rho — MSDTTDLMGVTADKNVDSAAPAEGAATGTTARRRRSGTGLEGMVLAELQQVASGLGIRGTARMRKSQLIEVIKEAQAGGGSAAPKASPKAAEAPAEAESKPKRRATSKARTGDEGAAAAAEKDTAAQQQIDIPGQPASDDQPAGERRRRRATAQAGSPDTKAEAKTEAKAKAEPQGEQKTEERPEPKGDARAENAADTSEGRRGDRQGRGDREGRRERQRDRRNKGDDQGQQGGGQRQQRQGGQGNGPQDDFDDESGGRRGRRGRYRDRRGRRGRDDFAGDVQVAEDDVLIPVAGILDILDNYAFIRTSGYLPGPNDVYVSLAQVRKNGLRKGDHVTGAVRQPKDGERREKFNALVRLDSVNGMAPESGRGRPEFQKLTPLYPQDRLRLETDSNILTTRIIDLVAPIGKGQRGLIVAPPKTGKTMILQSIANAITVNSPECHLMVVLVDERPEEVTDMQRSVKGEVISSTFDRPAEDHTTVAELAIERAKRLVELGHDVVVLLDSITRLGRAYNLAAPASGRILSGGVDSTALYPPKRFFGAARNIEDGGSLTILATALVETGSRMDEVIFEEFKGTGNMELKLDRKLSDKRIFPAVDVDASSTRKEEILLGTDELAVVWKLRRVLHALDQQQAIELLLDRMKKTQSNAEFLLQIQKTTPGSGNGND; from the coding sequence GTGAGCGACACCACCGATCTGATGGGCGTGACTGCCGACAAGAACGTCGACAGCGCCGCGCCCGCCGAAGGTGCTGCCACTGGCACCACCGCACGGCGCCGCCGCTCCGGCACCGGCCTCGAGGGCATGGTCCTGGCCGAGCTGCAGCAGGTCGCGTCGGGCCTCGGCATCAGGGGCACCGCGCGGATGCGCAAGAGCCAGCTGATCGAGGTCATCAAGGAGGCGCAGGCGGGCGGCGGATCCGCCGCCCCCAAGGCCTCCCCCAAGGCCGCAGAGGCCCCCGCCGAGGCGGAGAGCAAGCCCAAGCGCCGCGCGACCTCGAAGGCGCGCACCGGGGACGAGGGCGCCGCTGCCGCCGCCGAGAAGGACACGGCCGCCCAGCAGCAGATCGACATCCCCGGCCAGCCGGCCAGCGACGACCAGCCTGCGGGCGAGCGTCGTCGCCGCCGTGCCACCGCGCAGGCGGGCAGCCCCGACACCAAGGCCGAGGCGAAGACCGAGGCCAAGGCCAAGGCGGAGCCCCAAGGCGAGCAGAAGACCGAGGAGCGGCCCGAGCCCAAGGGCGACGCCCGCGCCGAGAACGCCGCCGACACGTCCGAGGGCCGCCGCGGCGACCGCCAGGGCCGCGGTGACCGCGAGGGCCGCCGTGAGCGCCAGCGCGACCGCCGCAACAAGGGCGACGACCAGGGCCAGCAGGGCGGCGGGCAGCGCCAGCAGCGCCAGGGCGGCCAGGGCAACGGCCCGCAGGACGACTTCGACGACGAGTCGGGCGGCCGTCGCGGCCGTCGCGGCCGCTACCGCGACCGCCGCGGCCGTCGCGGACGCGACGACTTCGCCGGGGACGTGCAGGTCGCCGAGGACGACGTCCTGATCCCCGTCGCGGGTATCCTGGACATCCTCGACAACTACGCGTTCATCCGGACCTCCGGCTACCTGCCGGGTCCGAACGACGTGTACGTGTCGCTCGCCCAGGTCCGCAAGAACGGCCTGCGCAAGGGTGACCACGTCACCGGTGCGGTGCGCCAGCCCAAGGACGGCGAGCGGCGCGAGAAGTTCAACGCGCTGGTCCGTCTGGACTCGGTCAACGGCATGGCGCCGGAGTCCGGCCGGGGCCGCCCCGAGTTCCAGAAGCTGACCCCGCTCTACCCGCAGGACCGGCTCCGCCTGGAGACCGACTCCAACATCCTGACGACGCGGATCATCGACCTGGTGGCCCCGATCGGCAAGGGCCAGCGCGGGCTGATCGTGGCCCCGCCGAAGACCGGCAAGACCATGATCCTGCAGTCGATCGCCAACGCGATCACGGTCAACAGCCCCGAGTGCCACCTGATGGTCGTCCTGGTCGACGAGCGTCCGGAAGAGGTCACCGACATGCAGCGGTCGGTGAAGGGCGAGGTCATCTCCTCGACCTTCGACCGCCCCGCCGAGGACCACACCACCGTCGCCGAGCTGGCCATCGAGCGCGCCAAGCGCCTCGTCGAGCTGGGTCACGACGTGGTCGTCCTGCTCGACTCGATCACCCGACTGGGCCGCGCGTACAACCTCGCGGCACCGGCCTCCGGCCGCATCCTCTCCGGTGGTGTCGACTCGACCGCGCTCTACCCCCCGAAGCGCTTCTTCGGCGCCGCGCGCAACATCGAGGACGGCGGCTCGCTGACCATCCTGGCCACCGCGCTCGTCGAGACCGGCTCGCGCATGGACGAGGTGATCTTCGAGGAGTTCAAGGGCACCGGCAACATGGAGCTCAAGCTCGACCGGAAGCTCTCGGACAAGCGCATCTTCCCGGCGGTGGACGTCGACGCGTCCTCCACCCGCAAGGAGGAGATCCTGCTCGGCACCGACGAGCTGGCGGTCGTCTGGAAGCTGCGCCGGGTGCTGCACGCGCTCGACCAGCAGCAGGCGATCGAACTCCTCCTGGACCGGATGAAGAAGACCCAGTCCAACGCGGAGTTCCTGCTCCAGATCCAGAAGACGACGCCGGGCTCCGGCAACGGCAACGACTGA
- a CDS encoding trypsin-like serine protease, with the protein MRVVPFSSCFSSPHLPLPFSLTYFFCGGVVIAPTKIATAAHCVKGYDWNTNGAVVTGSTSTEPNSSGTVSWPYRQWNSPLYKDVQGAADNDVAGFTLFEPVTAKSLPVAAKTDTGLYAAGTQAKVYGWGRTSSTDDAISITLRSATLPIVPDTDCRNSYGSYFVAGHMVCAGRTGASDAETLGACNGDSGGPLVIGGRLVGIVSWGIEDCVGEGAYSVFVKVTTYVPDINARAYDTNMTWDHRADLMARRASNNTMYQFESTGTAMSKSTYSPDWGGIDVLLQTDLNRDDNQDLLVRGKDGNLYWHRQVRQRHLQLPQAAGHRSEQLQPLRLTRAGPETLATPVPSPAPSATRLYRARNPR; encoded by the coding sequence GTGCGCGTGGTTCCCTTCTCTTCCTGCTTTTCCTCCCCGCACCTTCCCCTTCCGTTCTCCCTGACGTACTTTTTCTGCGGCGGCGTCGTCATCGCGCCCACGAAGATCGCCACCGCCGCACACTGCGTCAAGGGCTACGACTGGAACACCAACGGCGCGGTCGTCACCGGCAGCACCTCCACCGAGCCGAACAGCAGCGGTACCGTCTCCTGGCCCTACCGGCAGTGGAACAGCCCGCTCTACAAGGACGTGCAGGGCGCGGCCGACAACGACGTCGCCGGCTTCACCCTCTTCGAGCCGGTCACGGCCAAGTCCCTTCCGGTCGCGGCCAAGACGGACACCGGCCTCTACGCCGCGGGCACCCAGGCCAAGGTCTACGGCTGGGGCCGCACCAGCTCCACCGACGACGCCATCTCCATCACCCTGCGCTCCGCGACCCTCCCGATCGTCCCGGACACGGACTGCCGTAACTCGTACGGCAGTTACTTCGTCGCGGGTCACATGGTCTGCGCGGGCAGGACCGGCGCGAGCGACGCGGAGACCCTCGGGGCGTGCAACGGCGACTCGGGTGGCCCGCTGGTCATCGGTGGCAGGCTCGTCGGCATCGTCTCCTGGGGCATCGAGGACTGCGTCGGCGAGGGCGCGTACAGCGTCTTCGTGAAGGTGACCACGTACGTGCCGGACATCAACGCGCGCGCCTACGACACCAACATGACCTGGGACCACCGCGCCGACCTGATGGCCCGCAGGGCGTCCAACAACACGATGTACCAGTTCGAGTCGACCGGCACCGCCATGTCGAAGTCCACGTACAGCCCCGACTGGGGCGGCATCGACGTGCTGCTCCAGACGGACCTGAACCGCGACGACAACCAGGACCTGCTGGTGCGCGGCAAGGACGGCAACCTGTACTGGCACCGGCAGGTCCGACAGCGGCATCTTCAGCTCCCGCAAGCTGCTGGGCACCGGAGCGAACAACTACAACCTCTTCGGCTGACCCGCGCCGGGCCCGAGACCTTGGCCACACCGGTCCCGTCTCCGGCCCCGTCCGCGACCCGGCTGTACCGGGCACGAAACCCCAGGTGA
- a CDS encoding LCP family protein, giving the protein MSEQSRGAGRIRGTGSRRRKPDRRHRAKVVAAWTVAGVVVVGGAGLGYAYLALDGNLSSIDIDAKLGTDRPDDVDDGSQDILVLGSDSRSGDNGAYGRDEGAARSDTAMVVHVDKGHHSASVVSIPRDTLIDRPACESDTTGDRVPAEHRAMFNTAYEVGGPACAVKTVESMSGIRMDHYLEVDFTGFKKLIDELGGVEITTKTAIDDSKSHLDLEPGTHTLNGEESLGLVRTRKSVGDGSDLGRIQLQQAFIKALIEQTRSVGVFSNPKKLYGLADAATKAVTTDSGLGSVKKLTGFAGGLKGLGADDVHMVTLPVEYDPADPNRVLPQEEAGRQVWAALRNDRPVPASATEKSAGDKGDAGTLVE; this is encoded by the coding sequence GTGAGCGAGCAGAGCAGGGGCGCGGGCCGCATACGCGGCACCGGCAGCCGACGGAGGAAGCCGGATCGCCGGCACCGCGCGAAGGTCGTCGCGGCCTGGACGGTGGCGGGGGTCGTGGTCGTCGGCGGGGCCGGGCTCGGCTACGCCTACCTGGCGCTCGACGGGAACCTCTCCAGCATCGACATCGACGCCAAACTCGGCACCGACCGCCCCGACGACGTCGACGACGGCTCGCAGGACATCCTGGTGCTGGGCTCCGACTCGCGCTCCGGCGACAACGGCGCGTACGGCCGGGACGAGGGCGCGGCCCGCTCCGACACGGCGATGGTCGTCCACGTCGACAAGGGCCACCACTCGGCGAGCGTCGTCTCGATACCGCGCGACACCCTGATCGACCGCCCCGCCTGCGAGAGCGACACCACCGGCGACCGGGTCCCCGCCGAGCACCGGGCCATGTTCAACACCGCCTACGAGGTCGGCGGGCCCGCCTGCGCGGTCAAGACCGTCGAGTCGATGTCCGGCATCCGCATGGACCACTACCTGGAAGTCGACTTCACGGGCTTCAAGAAGCTCATCGACGAGCTCGGCGGCGTCGAGATCACCACGAAGACCGCGATCGACGACTCCAAGAGCCACCTCGATCTGGAGCCCGGCACCCACACCCTGAACGGCGAGGAGTCCCTGGGCCTCGTCCGCACCCGCAAGAGCGTGGGCGACGGCAGCGACCTGGGACGCATCCAGCTCCAGCAGGCGTTCATCAAGGCGCTCATCGAGCAGACCAGGAGCGTCGGGGTGTTCTCCAACCCCAAGAAGCTCTACGGTCTCGCGGACGCCGCCACCAAGGCCGTCACCACCGACTCCGGACTCGGCTCCGTCAAGAAGCTCACCGGCTTCGCCGGCGGACTCAAGGGGCTCGGCGCCGACGACGTCCACATGGTGACCCTGCCCGTGGAGTACGACCCGGCCGACCCGAACCGGGTCCTCCCGCAGGAGGAGGCGGGCCGGCAGGTCTGGGCCGCGCTCAGGAACGACCGGCCGGTCCCCGCCTCCGCCACCGAGAAGTCGGCCGGTGACAAGGGCGACGCCGGCACGCTCGTCGAGTAG